The following coding sequences lie in one Silene latifolia isolate original U9 population chromosome 5, ASM4854445v1, whole genome shotgun sequence genomic window:
- the LOC141657691 gene encoding uncharacterized protein LOC141657691, which produces MNVLAVTNDNNLVRYSSLSPSFGGDIIAKNVESTLYTSCSVSQVVKNRYVFMVGGATHGLPSRDVFFYDLHQVGHGGCKRTPGPLLHGPKSHPTLIVMGSKLFAFSYILGDSNPDHIWQSRPPYEVLDTVSDCWQWCTPQPFPEFPPPFDDNAYNVVSYVADESIDTLYLSLGNFTRRNTQGTLCITYNTYLDKWDTRTHLPLPFYGEGKVFDNLFYGFPCGMSAGDFFCLGVYKLYTDSTNHNSFSSCWVELRRYSLDFGVSGPFPSYLESLYVLRKDVVAIIRARATGLLEKFKPHLLEFDVVKLVDTESDVQASFGSIIIDHHSSYRHNQGFDAIVGVCWGASEQQRL; this is translated from the exons TGAATGTTTTAGCGGTAACAAATGATAATAATCTTGTACGATATAGCAGCTTATCTCCTTCTTTTGGAGGTGATATCATCGCAAAAAACGTAGAATCTACCCTCTACACTTCTTGTTCGGTTTCCCAGGTCGTGAAAAATCGTTACGTATTTATGGTGGGTGGGGCAACTCACGGTCTTCCAAGCCGAGATGTTTTTTTTTATGATCTCCATCAAGTTGGGCATGGTGGTTGTAAGCGCACACCCGGTCCTCTACTCCATGGCCCTAAATCTCATCCCACCCTCATCGTAATGGGCTCTAAACTCTTTGCCTTTTCCTATATCCTCGGTGACTCAAACCCTGATCATATTTGGCAATCCCGACCTCCTTATGAGGTATTGGACACTGTTTCTGACTGTTGGCAATGGTGTACACCACAACCTTTCCCCGAGTTTCCCCCTCCATTCGATGATAATGCCTATAATGTTGTTTCGTATGTCGCGGATGAATCTATTGATACTCTTTACCTAAGTTTAGGCAATTTCACTAGACGTAATACCCAAGGGACTCTTTGCATCACTTACAATACTTACCTTGACAAGTGGGATACTCGTACCCATCTACCACTCCCCTTTTACGGTGAGGGTAAGGTTTTCGATAATCTTTTTTATGGCTTCCCTTGTGGCATGAGTGCTGGCGATTTCTTTTGTCTAGGCGTATATAAGTTATATACTGATTCCACCAACCACAACTCCTTTTCTTCGTGTTGGGTTGAGCTACGTAGATACTCGCTTGATTTCGGTGTCTCTGGACCATTCCCTTCATATTTGGAGTCTCTCTATGTCCTAAGAAAGGATGTTGTCGCTATTATTCGAGCTAGAGCCACGGGTTTATTGGAAAAGTTCAAACCACATTTGCTCGAATTTGATGTGGTTAAACTTGTGGACACAGAAAGTGACGTTCAAGCCTCGTTTGGGTCTATCATCATTGATCACCACTCCTCTTACAGGCATAATCAAGGCTTTGATG CTATTGTTGGTGTTTGTTGGGGAGCAAGTGAGCAACAAAGGTTATAA